A stretch of Desulfurivibrio alkaliphilus AHT 2 DNA encodes these proteins:
- a CDS encoding copper-binding protein — protein sequence MKKTIISIIAGASIIFALSAPALAASHGHGGHGKSSGATADQAQVVTANGVVTATDPAGKTITLNHEPIPALNWPAMTMDLDLADPALAKGLQPGDKIVFELKRLSATDYVIIAIHRSN from the coding sequence ATGAAGAAAACCATCATCAGCATCATCGCCGGAGCCAGCATCATCTTCGCCCTTTCCGCCCCCGCCCTGGCCGCCAGCCACGGGCATGGCGGCCACGGAAAGAGTAGCGGAGCCACGGCCGACCAGGCCCAGGTGGTCACGGCCAACGGGGTGGTAACCGCCACCGATCCGGCCGGCAAAACCATCACCCTCAACCACGAACCGATCCCGGCCCTCAATTGGCCGGCCATGACCATGGATCTCGACCTGGCTGACCCGGCTCTGGCGAAAGGACTACAGCCGGGAGACAAGATCGTCTTCGAGCTCAAAAGACTTTCCGCCACGGATTACGTGATTATTGCCATCCACCGGAGCAACTGA
- a CDS encoding efflux RND transporter permease subunit, translated as MIAAIIRWSLANRLLVLLASIFLALWGFYSLQRTPLDAIPDLSDVQVIIKTTYPGQSPQVVEQQVTYPLSSALLAVPKATAVRGYSMFGDSYIYVIFEDGTDLYWARGRVLEYLSQAAGSLPEGATPALGPDATGVGWVYQYALVDRSGNHDLGQLRAIQDWFLKYELQTVAGVSEVATVGGMVRQYQIVVDPHRLRSYGLSTTDIANAVRRANLESGGSAIEMAEAEYMIRAKGYIENLDDLRRIPVKIGPTGTPLLLGEVAEISTGPQMRRGIAELDGLGEVVGGIVVMRSGENARAVIEGVKSKLAEIRPGLPPGVEIVETYDRSAVIERAVANLKDTLIKELIVVVLVCLLFLLHLRSSLVIAISLPLGVLGAFVIMHLQGINANIMSLGGIAIAIGAMVDAAIVMIENVHKHLERRKPANAAEHWAVIERATLEVGPALFFALLIITISFLPVFTLEAQEGRLFSPLAFTKTYAMAVAAGLAITLVPVLMGYCIRGRIIPEHKNPANRMLIAAYRPVIRVALGYPKTIVFLTLVAALSMLYPATRLGSEFMPDLDEGDLMYMPTTLPGLSAGKAAELLQQTDRLIKTVPEVKTVFGKTGRAETATDPAPLTMLETTIQLKPRDQWRPGMTTEKLIRELDAAVQLPGVTNAWVMPIRTRIDMLATGIRTPVGIKVAGADLAVIQEIGERIEEVIKGVPGTSSVYSERVTGGRYIEVEVNRPMAARYGLNVADVHEVIRTAVGGMNIGTTVEGLERYPINLRYPRDLRDSLEKLRQLPLATPGGAWVALEQVATVTISDGPPMIRSENARLSGWTYVDIQGRDLGGYVAEAREAVARYVEIPPGYSIGWSGQYEHMARANERLKVVVPLTLIIIMLFLYLSFGRMGEAVLIMATLPLSLVGGFWLLYLLDYNLSIAVSVGFIALAGVAAETGVVMLVYLDQALKKHRELATAAGRPFTVANLLEAVVEGALLRVRPKIMTVATIIIGLLPIMLSTGTGSEVMRRIAAPMVGGMVSATILTLVVLPSVFFLWKKRQTS; from the coding sequence ATGATCGCCGCCATTATCCGCTGGTCTTTGGCCAACCGCCTGCTGGTACTGCTGGCCAGCATTTTTCTGGCTCTCTGGGGTTTTTATTCCCTGCAGCGGACCCCCCTGGACGCCATTCCCGATCTTTCCGACGTCCAGGTGATCATCAAGACCACCTATCCCGGCCAGTCGCCCCAGGTGGTGGAGCAGCAGGTGACCTATCCCCTCTCCAGCGCCCTGTTGGCGGTGCCCAAGGCCACCGCCGTGCGGGGCTACTCGATGTTCGGCGATTCCTATATCTACGTGATCTTCGAGGACGGCACCGACCTCTATTGGGCCCGGGGCCGGGTGCTGGAGTACCTCAGCCAGGCGGCGGGCAGCCTGCCGGAAGGGGCCACCCCCGCCCTGGGGCCCGACGCCACCGGAGTGGGCTGGGTCTACCAGTACGCCCTGGTGGACCGCAGCGGCAACCATGACCTCGGCCAGTTGCGCGCCATCCAGGACTGGTTCCTCAAATATGAATTGCAGACGGTGGCCGGGGTCTCGGAAGTGGCCACGGTGGGCGGCATGGTCCGCCAGTACCAGATCGTGGTCGATCCCCACCGGCTCCGTTCCTACGGCCTGAGTACCACCGACATCGCCAACGCGGTCCGGCGGGCCAACCTGGAAAGCGGCGGCTCGGCCATTGAAATGGCGGAAGCCGAATATATGATCCGGGCCAAGGGTTATATCGAGAACCTCGACGACCTGCGCCGGATTCCCGTCAAGATCGGCCCCACCGGCACGCCCCTGCTGCTGGGCGAGGTGGCCGAAATCAGCACCGGCCCCCAGATGCGGCGCGGCATCGCCGAGTTGGACGGCTTGGGAGAAGTGGTGGGCGGCATCGTGGTGATGCGCTCCGGCGAGAACGCCCGGGCCGTCATCGAGGGGGTCAAGAGCAAACTGGCGGAAATCCGGCCCGGCCTGCCGCCCGGGGTGGAAATCGTCGAAACCTACGATCGCTCCGCCGTCATCGAACGGGCGGTGGCCAACCTCAAGGACACCCTGATCAAGGAACTGATCGTGGTGGTTCTGGTCTGCCTGCTCTTCCTCCTCCACCTGCGCTCGTCGCTGGTCATCGCCATCAGTCTGCCCCTGGGGGTGCTGGGAGCCTTCGTGATCATGCACCTGCAGGGGATCAACGCCAACATCATGTCTCTGGGGGGGATCGCCATCGCCATCGGGGCGATGGTGGACGCCGCCATCGTGATGATCGAAAACGTCCACAAGCACCTGGAGCGCCGCAAGCCGGCCAACGCCGCCGAGCATTGGGCGGTGATCGAGCGGGCCACCCTGGAAGTCGGCCCGGCCCTCTTTTTCGCCCTGCTGATCATCACCATCAGCTTTCTGCCGGTTTTCACCCTGGAGGCCCAGGAGGGGCGGCTGTTTTCGCCCCTGGCCTTCACCAAGACCTACGCCATGGCAGTGGCGGCGGGCCTGGCCATCACCCTGGTACCGGTACTGATGGGCTACTGCATCCGGGGCCGGATCATTCCCGAGCATAAAAACCCCGCCAACCGGATGCTGATCGCCGCCTACCGGCCGGTGATCCGGGTGGCCCTGGGTTACCCCAAAACCATTGTCTTTTTGACCCTGGTGGCCGCCCTCAGCATGCTCTACCCCGCCACCAGGCTGGGTTCCGAGTTCATGCCCGACCTGGACGAGGGCGACCTGATGTACATGCCCACCACCCTGCCGGGGCTTTCGGCCGGCAAGGCCGCCGAACTGCTGCAGCAGACCGACCGCCTGATCAAAACGGTGCCCGAAGTCAAAACCGTCTTCGGCAAGACCGGCCGGGCCGAGACCGCCACCGACCCGGCGCCGCTGACCATGCTGGAAACCACCATTCAACTGAAACCCCGCGACCAGTGGCGGCCCGGAATGACCACCGAAAAGCTGATCCGCGAGCTGGACGCGGCCGTGCAGCTGCCCGGGGTCACCAATGCCTGGGTGATGCCGATCCGCACCCGGATCGACATGCTGGCCACCGGAATCCGCACCCCGGTGGGAATCAAGGTGGCCGGGGCCGACCTGGCGGTGATCCAGGAGATCGGCGAACGGATCGAGGAAGTGATCAAGGGGGTGCCGGGCACTTCGTCGGTCTACTCGGAACGGGTCACCGGCGGCCGCTACATCGAGGTCGAGGTCAACCGGCCCATGGCGGCCCGCTACGGCCTCAACGTGGCCGATGTCCACGAGGTGATCCGCACCGCCGTGGGGGGGATGAACATCGGCACCACCGTGGAAGGGCTGGAGCGTTACCCCATCAATCTCCGCTACCCCCGCGACCTGCGCGACTCCCTGGAAAAGCTGCGCCAGTTGCCCCTGGCCACCCCCGGCGGGGCCTGGGTGGCCCTGGAGCAGGTGGCCACGGTGACCATCAGCGACGGGCCCCCGATGATCCGCAGCGAGAACGCCCGGCTCAGCGGCTGGACCTATGTCGATATCCAGGGCCGTGACCTGGGCGGCTACGTCGCCGAGGCCCGCGAAGCCGTGGCCCGTTACGTGGAGATCCCCCCCGGCTATTCCATCGGCTGGTCGGGCCAGTACGAGCACATGGCGCGGGCCAACGAACGCCTCAAGGTGGTGGTGCCACTGACCCTGATCATCATCATGCTCTTTCTCTACCTGAGCTTCGGGCGGATGGGCGAGGCAGTGCTGATCATGGCCACCCTGCCGCTTTCCCTGGTGGGGGGCTTCTGGCTGCTCTACCTGCTGGACTACAACCTTTCCATCGCGGTCAGCGTCGGCTTCATCGCCCTGGCCGGGGTGGCCGCCGAAACCGGGGTGGTGATGCTGGTTTACCTGGATCAGGCGCTGAAAAAGCACCGGGAACTGGCCACCGCCGCCGGCCGCCCCTTCACCGTCGCCAACCTGCTGGAGGCGGTGGTGGAAGGGGCTCTGCTGCGGGTACGGCCCAAGATCATGACCGTGGCCACCATCATCATCGGCCTGTTGCCGATCATGCTCAGCACCGGTACCGGTTCGGAAGTAATGCGGCGCATTGCCGCCCCCATGGTGGGCGGCATGGTCAGCGCCACCATTCTTACCCTGGTGGTATTACCCTCGGTCTTTTTCCTCTGGAAAAAACGCCAAACCTCTTAA
- a CDS encoding efflux RND transporter periplasmic adaptor subunit: MRLKYLAGIILAFALGAGLTATKMGTDLSVFYHFFHGTETGQVTNESAPAAAEREILYYRHPHNPRVTSEVPRKDEMGMDYIPIYADNGDGPGISIAPEIAQSLGVRTAVADLGTIEPAVEAVGFIDYDETRLVHVHVRTEGWVEGLAARSLGQEIRRGQLLFELYSPALVNAQEEFLRTLAMNQPAIREASRRRLAALGLSPKTIEEIERDRQVRQLVPVYARQDGVLSELAIREGMFVTPGMDIMTIANLDRVWARVEVFEHQAPLVRVGQRTKLHLDQAGGDTLEGVVDFIYPSLDPRSRALQARLSFANPGGQLKPDMFTRVRIFGEPRHEVLLIPNEALIRSGDSQRVILARPEGRFEAVEVRAGTISADQVEILAGLNPGDEVVVSAQFLIDSESSLRASLTRLEPLAEPEPGQEIWSEGTYNGPGSSPTAINLSHQPIPELGWPAMTMDLELAPGLTVPTHLKPGAPFHFALEQLDPVTFRVVALRVNGEEIRP; this comes from the coding sequence ATGCGTCTGAAATATCTTGCCGGCATCATCCTGGCCTTCGCCCTGGGGGCTGGCCTGACCGCCACTAAAATGGGGACCGATTTATCCGTTTTTTACCATTTTTTTCACGGGACGGAAACCGGGCAGGTAACCAATGAATCCGCCCCCGCCGCCGCTGAACGGGAAATCCTCTACTACCGCCACCCCCACAATCCCCGGGTAACCTCCGAGGTGCCCCGCAAGGACGAAATGGGGATGGACTACATTCCCATCTACGCCGATAACGGCGACGGGCCGGGAATCAGCATCGCCCCGGAAATCGCCCAGAGCCTGGGCGTGCGCACCGCCGTAGCCGACCTCGGCACCATCGAACCGGCGGTGGAGGCGGTGGGCTTCATCGACTATGACGAAACCCGGCTGGTCCATGTCCATGTCCGCACCGAGGGCTGGGTGGAAGGGCTGGCGGCCCGCAGCCTGGGCCAGGAGATCCGCCGGGGCCAACTGCTCTTCGAACTCTACTCCCCCGCCCTGGTCAACGCCCAGGAGGAATTCCTCCGCACCCTGGCCATGAACCAGCCCGCCATCCGCGAAGCATCCCGCCGGCGCCTGGCGGCCCTGGGCCTCAGCCCCAAAACCATCGAGGAGATCGAACGTGACCGCCAGGTGCGCCAGTTGGTGCCGGTTTACGCCCGCCAGGACGGGGTACTCAGTGAACTGGCGATCCGGGAAGGGATGTTCGTGACTCCGGGCATGGATATCATGACCATCGCCAATCTCGACCGGGTCTGGGCCCGGGTGGAGGTTTTCGAACACCAGGCGCCCCTGGTCCGGGTGGGCCAGCGAACCAAGCTGCACCTGGACCAGGCCGGGGGCGATACCCTGGAGGGGGTGGTGGATTTCATCTATCCCTCCCTGGACCCCCGCAGCCGGGCGCTCCAGGCCCGCCTGAGCTTCGCCAACCCCGGCGGGCAACTCAAGCCCGACATGTTCACCCGGGTCCGGATCTTCGGCGAACCCCGCCACGAGGTGCTGCTGATCCCCAATGAGGCCCTGATCCGCAGCGGCGACAGCCAGCGGGTGATCCTGGCCCGCCCCGAGGGTCGTTTTGAAGCGGTGGAGGTGCGGGCGGGAACCATCAGCGCCGACCAGGTCGAGATTCTGGCCGGCCTCAACCCCGGCGACGAGGTGGTGGTTTCGGCCCAGTTCCTGATCGATTCGGAAAGCAGCCTGCGGGCCTCCCTGACCCGGCTGGAGCCCCTGGCCGAGCCGGAGCCCGGCCAGGAAATCTGGAGCGAAGGGACCTACAACGGACCCGGCAGCTCGCCCACCGCCATCAACCTCAGCCACCAGCCGATTCCCGAGCTGGGCTGGCCGGCCATGACCATGGACCTGGAACTGGCCCCGGGTCTGACCGTTCCCACCCATCTTAAGCCGGGAGCGCCCTTTCACTTCGCCCTGGAGCAACTTGATCCGGTCACCTTCCGGGTCGTGGCCCTGCGGGTCAACGGCGAGGAGATCCGGCCATGA
- a CDS encoding TolC family protein, producing the protein MPKFFALLLTLAALLGPLTSPQAAPPPTPAGVTEPEVHGVSGHDLDRLVAEVLANNPQLETDQARWQAYSERVRQAGTLEDPMLMLQVQNLLVRDPLAFDRDSMSAKVIGISQTVPFFGKRELQREAARHDAEAARLEVEERALELSGLVRETWYQLLFVDRALEIVDHNIGVLDDLSDQSTSLYEVGRGLLQDVLKAQVERAKMEEMEIFLQQRRRSLEVALNTLRARPVDTPINPTAPLQLTPLTMTSAELEQLAANRPLFRQLAAREQQAAARRRLAERDFYPDVTFSLEYMQREPAMDDPGYDMYSAGISFNLPIRREQRHARAAEAEAEIRLARAEQERARNQIRRGIGEVLSQLDSSRRLAELYRSDIIPRAEHAAGAALAAYHSGTTDFMNVLDSQMALFNFQREELEAIARHQTQLAVLETVTGETLP; encoded by the coding sequence ATGCCCAAATTTTTCGCCCTTTTGCTCACCCTCGCCGCTCTGCTGGGCCCGTTGACCTCGCCTCAGGCCGCCCCTCCGCCAACCCCGGCCGGCGTAACCGAGCCCGAGGTCCACGGGGTAAGTGGTCACGACCTGGACCGGCTGGTGGCCGAAGTCCTGGCCAACAACCCGCAATTGGAAACAGACCAGGCTCGCTGGCAGGCATACAGTGAACGGGTAAGGCAGGCCGGCACCCTGGAAGACCCGATGCTGATGCTCCAAGTCCAGAACCTGCTGGTTCGCGACCCCCTCGCTTTTGATCGCGACTCCATGAGTGCCAAGGTAATCGGCATCAGCCAAACCGTACCCTTTTTCGGCAAACGCGAGTTGCAGCGAGAAGCGGCCCGCCATGACGCCGAAGCCGCCCGCCTGGAAGTGGAAGAGCGGGCCCTGGAGTTGAGCGGCCTGGTCAGGGAGACCTGGTACCAACTCCTTTTCGTTGACCGAGCCCTGGAGATTGTGGACCACAACATCGGCGTCCTCGATGACCTTAGCGACCAGAGCACCAGCCTCTACGAGGTTGGCCGCGGTTTGCTCCAGGATGTCCTCAAGGCCCAGGTGGAACGGGCGAAGATGGAGGAAATGGAGATTTTTCTCCAGCAGCGCCGCCGCAGCCTGGAGGTCGCCTTAAACACTTTGCGGGCCCGGCCCGTCGACACCCCCATCAACCCGACCGCCCCCCTACAGCTGACCCCCCTGACCATGACCAGCGCGGAGTTGGAACAGCTGGCCGCCAATCGCCCCCTGTTCCGACAACTGGCGGCCCGGGAACAGCAGGCCGCCGCCCGGCGGCGGCTGGCCGAGCGGGATTTTTACCCCGATGTCACCTTCTCGCTGGAATACATGCAGCGTGAGCCGGCCATGGACGATCCCGGCTACGATATGTACAGCGCCGGCATCAGCTTCAACCTGCCCATCCGCCGGGAACAGCGCCACGCCAGGGCCGCCGAGGCCGAGGCGGAAATCCGCCTGGCCCGGGCGGAACAGGAACGGGCCCGCAACCAGATCCGCCGGGGCATCGGCGAGGTCCTCAGCCAACTGGACAGCAGTCGGCGCCTGGCCGAACTCTACCGCAGCGACATCATTCCCCGGGCCGAACACGCCGCCGGGGCGGCCCTGGCCGCCTACCACTCGGGCACCACCGATTTCATGAACGTCCTCGACAGCCAGATGGCCCTGTTCAATTTCCAGCGCGAAGAACTGGAAGCGATCGCCCGCCATCAGACCCAGCTCGCCGTCCTGGAAACCGTGACCGGCGAAACTTTGCCATAA
- a CDS encoding sigma-54-dependent transcriptional regulator, with amino-acid sequence MPDLILLIDDDDSLRRVTGHNLERAGFTVRLAASGRQGLELFKAESFDLVITDVKLGDLDGLTVLAAIKERAPETPVIVITAFGSIDLAVRAMQEGAFTFITKPFDRETLRLACRKALEMRNLKLRNRDLAAEVDRLSGAEGMETANPAMAELLEVALRAADSEASVLITGESGTGKEVLARLLHRHSPRREGPMVAVNCAAIPPTLLESELFGHVRGAFTGAVANRRGRFQTAAGGTIFLDEIGELQPELQAKLLRVIQEREVEPVGSDRREKIDVRLIAATNRDIQAEIATGRFREDLFYRLGVILLEIPSLRQRREDIPALIAHFLKRIGAPPEVRFNPEALARLADYPWPGNIRELGNLVERSVILRRGAEIGPADLQLPAPAGAAGNSWLPELPPDGLSLEEVEKELIQKALARSGGNRSQAARLLRLPRHVLIYRLEKFGLN; translated from the coding sequence ATGCCCGACCTGATTCTGCTTATTGACGACGACGACAGCCTGCGCCGGGTTACCGGCCACAACCTGGAACGGGCCGGCTTCACGGTGCGCCTGGCCGCTTCCGGCCGCCAAGGCCTGGAACTGTTCAAGGCCGAGAGCTTTGACCTGGTAATCACCGACGTCAAGCTGGGCGACCTGGACGGGCTGACGGTGCTGGCCGCCATCAAGGAGCGAGCCCCGGAAACCCCGGTGATCGTGATCACCGCCTTCGGCTCCATCGATCTGGCGGTGCGGGCCATGCAGGAGGGGGCCTTCACCTTCATCACCAAGCCCTTCGACCGGGAGACCTTGCGCCTGGCCTGCCGCAAGGCCCTGGAAATGCGCAACCTCAAGCTCCGCAACCGGGATCTGGCCGCCGAGGTGGACCGGCTCAGCGGCGCCGAAGGCATGGAAACCGCCAACCCGGCCATGGCCGAACTGCTGGAAGTGGCCCTGCGGGCCGCCGACAGCGAAGCCTCGGTGCTGATCACCGGCGAATCCGGCACCGGCAAGGAGGTGCTGGCCCGCCTGCTCCACCGCCACAGCCCCCGGCGGGAGGGGCCGATGGTGGCGGTCAACTGCGCCGCCATCCCCCCCACCCTGCTGGAAAGCGAACTCTTCGGCCATGTCCGCGGAGCCTTCACCGGAGCGGTGGCCAACCGCCGGGGCCGTTTTCAAACGGCGGCCGGCGGCACCATTTTCTTGGATGAAATCGGGGAGTTGCAACCGGAACTCCAGGCCAAGCTGCTACGGGTGATCCAGGAGCGGGAGGTGGAACCGGTGGGCTCCGATCGGCGGGAAAAAATCGACGTCCGGCTGATCGCCGCCACCAACCGCGATATCCAGGCCGAAATCGCCACCGGCCGTTTCCGCGAAGACCTCTTTTACCGCCTGGGGGTGATTCTGCTCGAGATCCCCTCCCTGAGGCAGCGGCGCGAGGATATCCCGGCCCTGATCGCTCATTTCCTGAAGCGCATCGGCGCCCCGCCGGAAGTCCGCTTCAACCCGGAAGCCCTGGCCCGGCTGGCCGACTATCCCTGGCCCGGCAATATCCGCGAACTGGGCAACCTGGTGGAGCGCTCGGTCATTCTCAGGCGCGGGGCCGAGATCGGCCCCGCCGACCTGCAATTGCCCGCCCCCGCCGGCGCGGCTGGCAACTCCTGGCTGCCCGAACTGCCCCCCGATGGTCTTTCTTTGGAGGAGGTGGAAAAGGAGCTGATCCAAAAAGCCCTGGCCCGCAGCGGCGGCAACCGCTCCCAGGCAGCCCGCCTGCTCCGCCTGCCCCGCCACGTCCTGATCTATCGTTTGGAAAAATTCGGCCTCAACTGA
- a CDS encoding sensor histidine kinase: MNGRFLALVLIVAAIGLLHYFTPGHLHFYHDTFRRLSYFPIVLGALWFGMRGGLILAGLSSLAFIPHLFHFFGQGLETYLGELTEITLYLATGLVVGVIADREHRLREQYRRLSEKLEKSHRRLQRETGQLLAAEKQLAAAQRLSALGRLSASLAHEIKNPLSSIRGTAEIFLDEFPPGHPRREFVEILLKETSRLNATVDKVLGYSRGQRADNPEPGSTGEPTTYADPAEPLEPLDRLLTRIAALAANPMGKKNIQYRVHGLEQAADLAVPANPVSQVLLNLLLNAIDAVSPGGEISLAVERRALEVQVTVADNGPGIAEADKEKIFTAFYTAKPEGTGLGLLISRKIVESLGGTITAGDRPGGGALFTLRLPAENFSAVTEPGDDGISDQPGPNRCPT, translated from the coding sequence ATGAACGGGCGCTTCCTGGCCCTGGTCCTGATAGTGGCGGCCATCGGCCTGCTCCACTATTTCACCCCGGGGCACCTCCATTTTTATCACGACACCTTCCGCCGGCTCAGCTATTTCCCCATTGTGTTGGGAGCGCTGTGGTTCGGGATGCGGGGCGGGCTGATTCTGGCCGGGCTCTCGTCCCTGGCCTTCATCCCCCATCTGTTCCATTTTTTCGGCCAGGGACTGGAAACCTACCTCGGCGAATTGACCGAGATCACCCTTTATCTGGCCACCGGCCTGGTGGTGGGGGTGATCGCCGACCGGGAACACCGCCTGCGGGAGCAGTACCGTAGACTTTCGGAAAAGCTGGAGAAATCCCACCGGCGGCTCCAGCGGGAAACCGGGCAGTTGCTGGCGGCGGAGAAACAACTGGCCGCCGCCCAACGCCTCTCCGCCCTGGGCCGGCTCTCCGCCTCCCTGGCCCACGAGATCAAAAATCCGCTGAGTTCCATCCGGGGCACGGCGGAAATCTTTCTCGATGAGTTCCCGCCGGGCCACCCCCGGCGAGAATTTGTCGAGATCTTGCTAAAGGAAACGAGCCGCCTCAACGCCACGGTGGACAAAGTCCTGGGCTACTCCCGCGGCCAGCGGGCGGACAACCCGGAACCCGGCAGCACCGGAGAACCCACGACATACGCGGATCCGGCGGAGCCATTGGAACCCCTGGACCGGCTGCTGACCAGGATCGCCGCCCTGGCGGCCAACCCCATGGGCAAAAAGAATATCCAGTACCGGGTCCACGGTCTGGAGCAGGCAGCGGACCTGGCGGTGCCCGCCAACCCGGTCTCCCAGGTTTTACTAAACCTGCTGCTCAACGCCATCGACGCGGTCTCCCCGGGGGGTGAGATCTCCCTGGCCGTGGAGCGCCGGGCGCTGGAGGTGCAGGTGACGGTGGCGGACAATGGCCCGGGAATCGCCGAGGCCGACAAGGAGAAAATCTTCACCGCCTTTTATACCGCCAAGCCGGAAGGCACGGGCCTGGGCCTGCTGATCAGCCGCAAGATCGTGGAAAGCCTGGGGGGCACCATCACGGCGGGAGATCGGCCCGGCGGCGGCGCCCTTTTCACCCTCCGGCTGCCGGCGGAAAACTTTTCCGCCGTAACCGAGCCGGGGGACGACGGGATAAGCGATCAACCAGGACCAAACAGATGCCCGACCTGA
- the clpS gene encoding ATP-dependent Clp protease adapter ClpS has product MSNMSQDQTGLDAVTREEQELRQPPRYKVLLHNDDYTTMDFVVTVLETVFKHDTDSAHRIMMSVHKEGVGVAGVYPRDVAETKSAMVHNLARKHEYPLKCSLERE; this is encoded by the coding sequence ATGAGCAACATGTCCCAGGATCAAACCGGTCTTGATGCAGTCACCAGGGAAGAGCAGGAATTACGCCAGCCGCCGCGCTACAAGGTGCTGCTGCACAACGACGATTACACCACCATGGATTTCGTGGTCACGGTACTGGAAACGGTGTTCAAGCACGACACCGACAGCGCCCACCGGATCATGATGAGTGTCCACAAAGAGGGGGTCGGCGTGGCCGGGGTTTACCCCCGGGACGTGGCGGAAACCAAGAGCGCCATGGTCCACAACCTGGCCCGCAAGCACGAATATCCCCTCAAATGTTCCCTGGAGCGGGAGTGA
- the holA gene encoding DNA polymerase III subunit delta, translated as MPTFKRQDLPKLLAQIAADEIAPAYLLVGERFLCREAAAAIEAALLPDERQRQNQLTIIDGDKEEPGKTLARLRTYSLFTGRQVTKVVDSRLLYSKTVAKTLWEKAQEARGSENRRETERHLKAMLGLAGLAPVAWHRDHLAEISASQWQKLFGFAKPADTAWAGEFLSTDDDRPPAAAKGDAGEELMSALEAGLPPGKVLLLLAETADKRKKLYKYLEKKAVIVDLGIDSGSSAPARKEQAALLKNLIHETLAGFNKKIRPDALELLLERVGFHPVAVVMEAEKLALYLDEQETIGRREVAELVGRTREEAIFELSEAFTGGRLEKSISILERLQQGGMHPLAILGGLRNHVRKLLLARAVQDQAGRPCDSSLAYPAFQKNYLPQVKKAWEEQADQTTPAEAFTWPGSFPTHPYALYQLFLQAGRLSSRQLQELLRALLVAEHRLKGSGLPEDAVLSALLFAARQPATGAEPRPDQT; from the coding sequence ATGCCCACCTTCAAGCGCCAAGACCTGCCTAAACTGCTCGCGCAAATAGCCGCCGACGAGATCGCCCCGGCCTACCTGCTGGTGGGCGAACGCTTTCTCTGCCGGGAGGCGGCGGCGGCCATTGAGGCCGCCCTGCTTCCCGATGAGCGACAGCGCCAAAATCAACTCACCATCATCGACGGCGACAAGGAGGAGCCGGGCAAAACCCTGGCCCGACTCCGCACCTACAGCCTTTTCACCGGGCGCCAGGTGACCAAGGTGGTGGATTCCCGCCTGCTCTACTCCAAAACGGTGGCCAAAACCCTGTGGGAAAAAGCCCAAGAGGCCCGGGGGTCGGAAAACCGCCGGGAAACCGAGCGCCATCTCAAGGCCATGCTGGGCCTGGCGGGCCTGGCCCCGGTGGCCTGGCACCGCGACCATTTGGCCGAGATCAGCGCCAGCCAGTGGCAAAAGTTGTTCGGCTTTGCCAAACCCGCCGACACCGCCTGGGCCGGTGAGTTCTTGAGCACCGACGACGACCGGCCGCCGGCAGCGGCCAAGGGCGATGCCGGTGAAGAACTGATGAGCGCCCTCGAGGCCGGCCTGCCGCCGGGCAAGGTGCTGCTGCTGTTGGCCGAAACCGCCGACAAGCGCAAAAAACTATACAAATACCTGGAGAAAAAGGCGGTCATCGTTGATCTCGGCATCGATTCCGGCAGTTCGGCCCCGGCCCGCAAAGAACAGGCCGCTTTGCTCAAAAACCTGATCCACGAAACCCTGGCCGGCTTCAACAAAAAAATACGCCCCGACGCCCTGGAATTGCTGCTGGAACGGGTAGGCTTCCACCCGGTGGCGGTGGTCATGGAAGCGGAAAAGCTGGCCCTGTACCTTGATGAACAGGAGACCATCGGCCGCCGGGAAGTGGCAGAACTGGTGGGCCGCACCCGGGAAGAGGCGATCTTTGAGTTGAGCGAGGCCTTCACCGGCGGGCGGCTGGAAAAGAGCATCTCCATTCTGGAGCGTTTGCAGCAAGGCGGCATGCACCCGCTGGCCATCTTGGGCGGGTTGCGCAATCATGTCCGCAAACTGCTGCTGGCCCGGGCGGTCCAGGACCAAGCCGGCCGACCCTGCGATTCGAGCCTGGCCTACCCCGCTTTTCAAAAAAACTACCTGCCGCAGGTCAAGAAAGCCTGGGAAGAGCAGGCCGACCAGACCACCCCGGCCGAGGCATTTACCTGGCCAGGCTCTTTCCCCACGCACCCCTACGCCCTGTACCAGCTTTTTCTTCAGGCCGGCCGGTTATCCTCCCGGCAGTTGCAGGAACTGCTCCGGGCCCTGCTGGTCGCCGAGCACCGGCTTAAAGGCTCCGGCCTGCCGGAAGACGCCGTGTTAAGCGCCCTGCTCTTTGCCGCTCGGCAACCGGCAACCGGGGCTGAACCTCGACCCGACCAGACCTGA